From one Phocaeicola salanitronis DSM 18170 genomic stretch:
- a CDS encoding DUF4274 domain-containing protein encodes MYENVSEQRKQELNILKVWAECAGDTYYYSMPQSRFDKNMEGCEEEEFFKAYSRQRKIGLEEFANEILSQIASIQHSEELHYLLDGYNYDNGNWTVMQCLSNPCCDIRTARMVYWLMSPDYYYAQYGDLEHVPESDINIKNSKVLKFIEGKALSQGFAHGLSSEYEDAEVPKTNEYIEKIPDALFADGN; translated from the coding sequence ATGTATGAAAATGTAAGCGAGCAGCGTAAGCAGGAGTTGAATATTTTGAAAGTATGGGCGGAATGTGCCGGAGATACTTATTACTATTCAATGCCTCAATCCAGATTTGATAAGAATATGGAAGGTTGTGAGGAGGAAGAATTTTTCAAAGCATATTCCCGCCAACGAAAAATAGGATTGGAAGAATTTGCCAACGAAATATTAAGCCAAATAGCATCAATCCAACATTCGGAAGAATTGCATTATCTATTGGATGGTTACAACTATGATAATGGAAACTGGACTGTTATGCAATGTTTAAGCAACCCATGTTGTGATATACGTACCGCAAGAATGGTTTATTGGCTCATGAGCCCGGACTACTATTATGCCCAATATGGAGACCTTGAGCATGTTCCCGAATCTGATATAAATATCAAGAACTCCAAAGTATTGAAATTCATTGAGGGAAAAGCTCTATCACAAGGCTTTGCGCATGGGCTATCCTCTGAATATGAAGATGCGGAAGTACCCAAAACTAATGAGTATATAGAGAAGATTCCTGATGCTTTATTCGCGGATGGGAACTGA
- a CDS encoding DUF3997 domain-containing protein: MKTVISLLLLLLSLMQSCEFVYERHLTGNYYLIAVDTKEDMDVCYHRQNDNDAPYMGITGASVYAVGYDDDFILVKAYRALKDSMGISMQRYDKNTTEYYIIPVNNTQEAWEAQENKFGAFSKTDFEVKRKELGVSDDITFKEL, from the coding sequence ATGAAAACAGTTATATCATTACTCCTTTTATTGTTGTCCCTAATGCAAAGTTGCGAGTTTGTATATGAACGGCATCTTACAGGGAACTATTATTTGATAGCGGTAGATACCAAAGAAGATATGGATGTGTGTTATCACCGACAAAACGATAATGATGCGCCTTATATGGGAATAACCGGAGCGAGTGTTTACGCAGTGGGATATGACGATGATTTTATTCTGGTCAAGGCATATCGTGCTTTGAAGGACAGCATGGGCATATCCATGCAGCGTTATGACAAGAATACGACAGAATATTACATCATTCCCGTAAATAACACGCAAGAAGCATGGGAAGCGCAAGAAAACAAATTCGGGGCTTTCAGTAAAACGGATTTTGAAGTCAAACGGAAAGAACTGGGAGTGTCGGATGATATAACTTTTAAGGAGCTATAA
- a CDS encoding DUF4303 domain-containing protein, translating into MNKETEILIAAITKAARMAFQKLFSNGEHFYYCALLTTGEGFAPVISAWSWEALGRVIQSNSETYAQSIKWSYADSPYYAFGYDEYFSDVKHLFEHRANIDSLNDEDWGKELDVRLTAMVKAMSILDKEGLFAQNQSRKSILINVELMPPDASNVQRALELNNSEDIEEYLQEAAESE; encoded by the coding sequence ATGAATAAAGAAACAGAAATACTTATAGCAGCCATAACAAAAGCCGCAAGAATGGCTTTCCAAAAGTTGTTTAGCAATGGCGAACATTTTTATTATTGTGCGCTTCTGACGACAGGTGAAGGTTTTGCTCCTGTCATTTCTGCATGGTCGTGGGAAGCATTGGGCAGAGTAATACAATCAAACTCTGAAACATATGCACAAAGTATAAAATGGTCTTATGCAGATTCGCCATATTATGCTTTTGGCTACGACGAATATTTTAGTGATGTAAAACATCTCTTTGAACATCGGGCGAATATTGATAGTTTGAATGATGAAGATTGGGGAAAGGAGCTTGATGTCAGGCTAACTGCTATGGTGAAAGCAATGTCAATCTTGGACAAAGAAGGACTTTTTGCACAAAATCAATCACGCAAGAGTATTTTGATAAATGTAGAATTAATGCCGCCTGATGCTTCAAATGTGCAGAGAGCTTTGGAGCTAAACAACTCTGAAGATATTGAAGAATATCTTCAAGAAGCTGCTGAAAGTGAATAA